From Cucumis melo cultivar AY chromosome 1, USDA_Cmelo_AY_1.0, whole genome shotgun sequence, a single genomic window includes:
- the LOC103495318 gene encoding protein SOB FIVE-LIKE 5-like has product MDHGRNLFVSSDGSVESGWTVYLENSSSYFSRRIDDHKDFYDDDDDDEDQEVDLSMVSDASSGPQIFPENNNNELVFPQNYDNPPPCYCAKTAGSLLKTGRKMKGGESDRRQQQTTSFLDDTATSDPNFNLNNSENSTYQNQFNSIRKSSLSGNQRQKNQWFKGKKRSGLR; this is encoded by the exons ATGGATCATGGTCGTAACTTATTTGTTTCTTCAGATGGGTCTGTGGAATCTGGTTGGACAGTGTATTTGGAgaattcttcttcttatttcaGTAGAAGAATTGATGATCATAAGGATTtttatgatgatgatgatgatgatgaagatcaaGAAGTGGATTTGTCTATGGTTTCTGATGCTTCTTCTGGCCCTCAAATTTTCCCggaaaacaataataatgaaCTTGTTTTCCCTCAAAATTACGACAATCCTCCGCCGTGTTATTGCGCTAAAACCGCCGGAAGTTTGCTAAAAACTGGCCGGAAAATGAAGGGCGGTGAGAGCGACCGACGGCAGCAGCAAACCACGTCGTTTCTTGATGACACTGCTACTTCTGATCCCAACTTCAACCTCAATAATTCG GAGAATTCAACTTACCAAAATCAATTTAACAGCATCAGAAAATCCTCTCTATCTGGAAACCAAAGGCAGAAAAATCA GTGGTTTAAAGGGAAGAAGAGATCAGGATTGAGGTag